The genomic window GTCATTGTCCAAAATCTTCCATTCCTTTTGGACTCTTTTTGTCCACTTCCTTCCGACAGGAGTGCCCTGCAGTAGCCAATCCAAGTCAAATTGCAAATTATTAAAGCACCAACTCGTTACTACTAGTAGTATAAGTTGGCACACCAGACATGAGAATGTAATGCATGGTTGGTTGCCTGGCCGTGGCCATAGCTAAACTCTCCAAGCAAACTTTTACAACAATAATACATAAGAGTTTTATTTAATTTGTAGCAAATAAAATATACTCTTGTTTTTTTGTAGTGGACAAATCAAAGTTAGGTTTACTTTAGAAACTTTAATCCCTTTACATATCTACTAGTTTTTTTTAGTTCCATCAACCAACGTACATGGATAAGCATTTTCCTCAAGCACGCAATTCCATATATAAACATGCATTGTAAGTCAATTGAGTATGTAAATATAATAAAgacaaagaaaaaaaacaagtaCCTGCTCCATGCTGTCAATGAAATGGTGATCCGGTGGGCTCTGCACGACATTGAACTGCAGAAAATCATGGCTTGTTTTCACTTCGCAGGTGGTAGAGGTAGAGGTAGAGGCATCGCCCCCTGACATGAGCGTGGCGGCTTCAACAACGTCTTCCATGGCTGCAGCAGGCGGCTCTAGGCCTCCAGACTCTTTCACCACAGTCTTTCGGCGGTTCCACATTCCTAGGGCAAAGGCGTCACCAGCCAGTCGGATCAGAGCCCGCGCGGCCGAGTGAACTCGGTCCATTGTCGTCCTCGTGGTCACTAAAGGGCTGTCTTCATTGTCACTCTCGCCATCGGAGGAGTCCTGGACGCcttcggcaccattgttgttagTGATGGCTGCTGTTGCGGGCTCTTGAGCCGCCGCTGACGTGCCCTCCTCTTGTTCCTTCTGCCCGTCCGTGTCTCCACTGTCATCCAACCAATCGCCGAGTTCCCGTAGCATCTCAATGATCCTTTGTGGTTTGACAACAACTATCTCGCGAGGTAAAACCTGAAATATAATTAATTGGTAGGTATACATCTCTCATATCTTTAGCTGAATAAATCAATTTATAGTTTAacttgattttttttagaaaagagtGCAAAGATTTGTGACACTAAATTAGTTAGATATACTATAAAATATATTATCATAGTATGTTTATCTGGTTTCATAAATATTTGTGTTCTTTTCTATAAATCGGGTCAAAAATAGAAAACCTTGACTTGAGAAAGTCAACCCTAGCAATTGATTTATAGACAGCAAATGAAGCATGCTTATATATTTATGTTTATTATTACTAGTATTTTGGCtatagtaacaataatatataTGATGCAATAATAATACCTTTGACGTATCGCCATCACCCCActtgacatggatgtgcctatcATCACACAGATCAACAACATGTCCAACCCATGAAAGATCATCGCTGGCGGTTATTTCTGTTGGATGCCGCAGACGAACAACAATATCTCCGTAGAAGAAATTAGCACCAGAGTCACGGGCCACATCATACGCGCTCAAGACGGTCTTGCCGCAGCCGCCAGCCTCCTCTACGATGGCGGCCCCTCCACCGGGCGGGAACCATGACACACACACAGTCTTGTCCCTGCAGTTGAGGCTTCGGACGACACCGGAgtgcaccgccgccgccagcgtCTGTTCACCGGCGGGCTTGCGGATGACGTGCTGCCCAGGGAAGAAATCATAGTCGTTACGCGCCTTATTGAAGAGGACCAGTGAAGTCGATGGCACGCCGCACTGCCGCGTGCCGTCCTGCCACAGCACGTCCAGCGTCGTGCGGGTGCCGGCGACAGACATGGGCCGCTCCCACTCTCTCCTCAGCAGGTCCGGTCGTCGTCGTCGCTTATTCCCGTGCTGGTTTCTCGTCAGTCGTCCACGGAGGGCATGACGAGCAGATGGCGACTCGTCATCAACGACGACACCGCCAGTCGGATGAGCAGCATGCTGGTGGCCATGGCCGGGAGGAGGGGTGCGAAAGAAACAGCGGTCGCCTACATACCATACACCCGCTTCTGACGCTGGATAAGGGAGGAGTGCCAGTTTCTCAGGGTTCGGCTGCCATGCCGGCGGTGCCGACGCCTGGATAAGCGCCTTGTTGGTGCCCAGATGCATGGAGGCGACCCAGTGCACGAGCACGCCGGCGACGCCTACTCTGGTGATAGTGCCCCTGATGTGACTGGGCTTCCAGTAGCCTTTAATCCATCGGGACGCTCGGAAGACTGATGGGGATTGGCCGACGACGCGCTGCCCAGGGTACAAGACGCTGTTCGACTGCCGACCGCTCCGCAGGTCGTACTTGTAATTGTCCTCCTCCTTTGCTGGGGCTCCTACCAGTTTGTTCTCTGCCCCGGTGAGCGTGCAAAGGGCACCGTCGTCGAACGCCACGTCCGCATGGAGGGACACCTCGGCGACCCTGCCGAGCCATGGCCCAGACACAACGTAGTCGCCCAAGACGAGCCCCGTGACGCGGCGGAGCTCCTCAGTTGGCCGCGACCCCGACACAACACCCTGCTGCCGTCGTCCGTCGTCGTCGAAGCGAACCAGATCGAGCGCCCTGAAGACTCCCGTGATGACCCCGATCTGACCACCGACGTCCGACTCCCACGCGACGATGTCGCCTGGGCGGAAGATGCTCCTATCGACGACGCGGAGGGCACCGCCGGCAGAGAGCACGGTGCCGTTGGCGCGGCGCACGCCACGCTTGTTGCCTGGCATGCGCACCACGATGCCGCGTTGGTCATGGTCACGCTCGTGTCggccgccttctctcttcaacGTCACGAGGTCGTAGCGGTAGACCACGTCGCCGCTCATTGGATCTGAATCTCAATTTATGCGCCTGATGAGCTTCTCACTCGATCAAATCAAACTAAAAAAATAACGCTAATGTTGTGGCGtgatatctatctatctatatatctattAGTACATGTATGCATGTAGTCTTGGTCCATATTTATCTCTGTCGTTCCGCAATAGGAGTTAGAGTCCGGACGTGTTACTACTACGTAATATTTACACAAAAAAATTTAGAGAGAGAACCCACCAGGTTCTTGTAAAAACGTACGGACTCTACACCTGAAAGAAAAGGGAGAATCTATTCCCATCTCTATACATCTATATCTATTATAATCTATATATTTTTAATATTAAACAATCAAAATTTCAGTCTTTTTTTCGTCCACCTCTCCATAACTATCATGATAGTAAATAATTTCTTTTGTTCGTTGTATTTATTTGACTTGGACTTAAGGCGTATACTCATATGAGTCGGAATAAATCACGTCTCGACGATGGAATAGAGTCTGATTCCAATATATATAGGGTCACACCCTTCGTATCTCGTATGTGATTGGAGCTCCTGATCCATGTTCATACCAGTTAAAACAACTTACGTGATGATACAAAGTCCAATTCTAATACGTAGTAAGTTCTGCTCCAACTTGTAGACAGTTTGATTGATGTAAAACAATATTAAAAAGCCAACATTCCTACCACTTATTTTTTTGGTGACCCTAATCACCGAGTGGCTCATCCTCGGCCACCCGCTCGAGAAGTTCCCGTGTCTATTTTTCTCTTGTATAGTCCCATCAAATGGAAGGGGCCGTTTTCTGTGAAAATATTCCCATCTGTTTCTAGGTTCGATAACGCTGGGAAGCGGGCGTCCGTTCGTACGCCTCGCTCCACATGCTCCGCTCACTCCCGCCCGCACCACTCTGTCCCGCCCACACCGTGCGCCCTAACCGCCACAGGTCTCCATCTGCCCACACCACTTGCCCCCACCCGGTCGCATTTGCAGCCTCCACCGCGTCGTGTGGACTCGTTCTGCCCACCGTGGCTCTTTCGTCCGCCTGCCGCGGCCGACTCCATCACGGTGGGGCACCTCCATCCACCTGCCGCAGCTGCctctgaagggaccgtgacgcctaagagggggggggggggagtgaatcaggcaacttaaaaaatctacttccaaactatggcctctttttctaaccctagcaaaacctatgcaatagataaactatctagatgtgcaactatggttttgctagtgtgttgctatctctaccgcaaacgtagtaaactaatcaatgtaaatgcggaagctaaagagcaaggtacagatatgcaaactcccgtcgacgactccggtatttttaccgaggtatcgagaagcgcgcaagcttccccctagtcctcgttggagcccctcgtaaggaatccctcgcaagggccaagctcccggtcgggtaactccgtggatagcctcgggccttccccacgcccaagtgggtctccgacgtgccttccgacaagcctctcccggatgctccccgccgtcttcactatcaagcttccggccgaaacgccgcgggccttgttccctccggtacacggtggcagccacaccacaaacgcggttggtgtgatctcgcaagacttcaagcccctccgatgtacaacaatggtgctcgcaagcaccgagtggtaagaggtatgcaaacctcactaaacactaggcctaaacctagagcaagcgcatgagcggtggtctaatcaacctaagcacttcgcaaagcacctacgctaatcacctgatgaatcactaagcactatgcaagtggagatcactaaaatggtgtatcaacacccttggtatgtttcctcagctccacacctctcaaaaggccggttgggggttgtatttataagccccactgagaaagtagccgttggggtcgaactcccgtaattctgctactgaccggacgctgaatcgtcctgaccggacgcgtccggtcatcccgaccgttaagccggcaaaacactgatcggacgttggccagcgtccggtcgcctgccaccggacgcgtccagtcgtagatatgccgctctggaacctttctgtactcgatcggacgctgcgttcctgcgtccggacggttgtctgccgagccaccggtccagcgtctggtcgcctctgcgagctcatttcttcgtgatcttgcgtacggcttggttccaatcttcatgcttggactttgcttgatatcttgggtcttctcttgtacttctaaggtctttcttaaggtgttgatcatcagatcaccacgtcgcattcgtccaagtcacgtcttgcaccctattgaactacaaaataaacacttgcaaatttattagtccaatttggttgtgttagtcatcaaacaccaaaatccaaagtaaatgggccaagggtccattttccttacaatctccccctttttggtgattgatgacaacacgaccaaagcaagcaaataatagaaattttgaaatttaaatactacctacttgctaggatgcaatgcaaagggcaaggttatatgatgctagagaATCCTACTAAGATACCAAATGAAgaccatcttgcccttgcaaatatccccatgtggtattatggattaaAGTCTTGTTTCCTATAAGATctccccattacttagactaatccataatccactaacctcccttttctcggaccattactatttgtatacaaattaatgcttgcttttggttctCTAAACtcttcccctttggaatcaaacaccgaaaaggaggACATAAAGtaacacaagggagggtcaaactttgtgaaccaaaagaaagatttgattagcatggaataggtcacaaaacttgaATATCACATTATatggactaagctccccctaaatttatgcatacatatgataaaaagcaaagcatatgcataattagcaatttattgcacaagagaggttaatctatataatgcatggagaaagcaaataaatatcaaaatgaaatcaacgtgatgataccaattgaagaatgatgcttaactccggggactccattttccttgctatgagactactacacacaagataagcttgaaaaggtgttagtctcaaagcatctgacttttagattaagctccccctaaatttgtgcacacaagtgttgaatacttgtaaaatttgtgcatattgattTAAGTAttaaaataccacttgaaagatgatatttgggagagattatctataatttagactttggcacatattagataaataattgtaaaataagctatgtgtcgtgctcctaaacaattttaaaccatgtaggtttgctctaaaggttgataatgaaaccaagcaaacctaccatatgatatgcctattgaatgcatgacaaaagatttaagcatgtaaatgcaacacataggcatgaaagataactagatgctttaagagaaTATCAATTGtaaaacaataccaattgaaatgaatacaaattgaaagtaatgacatctagttacctaacatgggaaggggaatttgggtccatagtattcactcaCCCACTtaacaatgattttgtccatcatgatgcaccccatgaaatgcacccatactttgccaagtctccaaattccccgaagtccgacggacttctcacttccctttcgggatccaaaccttc from Miscanthus floridulus cultivar M001 chromosome 11, ASM1932011v1, whole genome shotgun sequence includes these protein-coding regions:
- the LOC136492386 gene encoding probable ubiquitin-conjugating enzyme E2 23, which codes for MSGDVVYRYDLVTLKREGGRHERDHDQRGIVVRMPGNKRGVRRANGTVLSAGGALRVVDRSIFRPGDIVAWESDVGGQIGVITGVFRALDLVRFDDDGRRQQGVVSGSRPTEELRRVTGLVLGDYVVSGPWLGRVAEVSLHADVAFDDGALCTLTGAENKLVGAPAKEEDNYKYDLRSGRQSNSVLYPGQRVVGQSPSVFRASRWIKGYWKPSHIRGTITRVGVAGVLVHWVASMHLGTNKALIQASAPPAWQPNPEKLALLPYPASEAGVWYVGDRCFFRTPPPGHGHQHAAHPTGGVVVDDESPSARHALRGRLTRNQHGNKRRRRPDLLRREWERPMSVAGTRTTLDVLWQDGTRQCGVPSTSLVLFNKARNDYDFFPGQHVIRKPAGEQTLAAAVHSGVVRSLNCRDKTVCVSWFPPGGGAAIVEEAGGCGKTVLSAYDVARDSGANFFYGDIVVRLRHPTEITASDDLSWVGHVVDLCDDRHIHVKWGDGDTSKVLPREIVVVKPQRIIEMLRELGDWLDDSGDTDGQKEQEEGTSAAAQEPATAAITNNNGAEGVQDSSDGESDNEDSPLVTTRTTMDRVHSAARALIRLAGDAFALGMWNRRKTVVKESGGLEPPAAAMEDVVEAATLMSGGDASTSTSTTCEVKTSHDFLQFNVVQSPPDHHFIDSMEQGTPVGRKWTKRVQKEWKILDNDLPDTIYVRAFEDRMDLLRVVMVGANGTPYHDGLFFFDIHLPPSYPTQPPLVNYRSFGLRVNPNLYPSGTVCLSLLNTFGGKGVELWSPEASSILQVVISIQGLVLTAQPYYNEPAFGAHAGTAKGLRNNLPYSENTYLLNLQTMLHLLRRPPAGFEEFVRDHFRRRGQHVIRTCEAYQDGCLVGTLDEEGHPTKDSKRRPCSAGFKLALLNILPRLVEALANIDVHGCKPS